A window of the Haloquadratum walsbyi C23 genome harbors these coding sequences:
- a CDS encoding ArsA family ATPase has product MRTHVFFGGKGGVGKTTVSSAYALKCARTGIDTLIVSTDPAHSISDVFDQNFTDEPAAVERVDNLDAMEIDPEAETERHLMETKRALSDQVSPAMVNEVDRQIEMAHQTPGAYEAALMDRFIDVMRNSNEYDRIVFDTSPTGGTLRLLSLPDMLEGWIDRLVYKREQSIDLYERAAIGNEEPRRIMDGDPILDRLTTRKERFEFAGETLRTNAAFFLVANPDELSIRETQRAIDELQSYDLEVRGLAVNRLTPEPDPNENGRGARFLRDRVATERERLNELHENIDPPVVAEIQTRVSEVKGTILDTVAEELAIDVDQVSPDTVSSG; this is encoded by the coding sequence ATGCGCACTCACGTATTTTTTGGCGGCAAAGGCGGTGTTGGCAAAACCACTGTTTCATCGGCATATGCACTAAAATGTGCACGCACTGGTATTGATACACTCATTGTATCGACAGATCCAGCACACAGCATATCAGACGTCTTTGATCAGAACTTCACTGATGAACCGGCTGCTGTTGAAAGGGTTGATAATCTCGATGCAATGGAAATCGACCCTGAGGCTGAGACTGAGCGACATTTAATGGAGACAAAGCGAGCATTGAGTGACCAGGTAAGCCCTGCGATGGTCAATGAAGTGGATCGTCAAATTGAGATGGCACACCAGACGCCAGGCGCGTATGAAGCAGCACTCATGGATCGCTTCATTGATGTGATGCGGAATTCTAATGAGTACGATCGTATTGTTTTTGATACATCTCCGACGGGTGGAACGCTTCGATTGCTTTCACTTCCTGATATGCTCGAGGGATGGATTGATCGACTAGTATACAAGCGCGAGCAATCGATTGATCTGTATGAGCGTGCTGCAATCGGGAATGAGGAACCACGTCGTATAATGGATGGTGACCCGATTCTCGATAGACTCACAACACGAAAAGAACGATTTGAATTCGCTGGTGAGACGCTTCGGACAAATGCAGCTTTTTTCCTTGTTGCAAATCCTGATGAGTTATCTATTCGAGAGACGCAGCGTGCCATCGATGAACTCCAATCATATGACCTTGAGGTTCGTGGACTTGCAGTGAATCGGCTCACACCCGAACCTGACCCTAATGAGAATGGTCGTGGAGCGCGTTTTCTTCGTGATCGAGTTGCAACAGAGCGTGAGCGCTTAAATGAACTTCATGAGAATATTGACCCACCAGTCGTTGCTGAAATTCAAACTCGGGTTTCAGAAGTAAAAGGTACAATACTTGACACAGTTGCGGAGGAACTGGCAATTGATGTCGATCAGGTATCACCCGATACTGTCTCATCAGGATAG
- a CDS encoding ACT domain-containing protein, translating to MFDEIMQKFEESPSQQAVIRLLLQRGFSVNDEGRVVSGGIEIPNTGIAREIDVDRRVVDSTTTAILNDDELRRIFQNISSIPSLMDLAPVLNLSALIVEVNNADQPGLVAAIATRLADRNISIRQTISEDPEFTDDPKLYIVTDDPIPGELVNELTELSFVYRISLA from the coding sequence ATGTTTGATGAGATTATGCAGAAATTTGAAGAAAGCCCAAGCCAGCAGGCTGTCATCCGATTGCTTCTTCAACGGGGATTCTCTGTCAATGATGAGGGTCGGGTTGTTTCTGGTGGAATCGAAATTCCAAACACGGGCATTGCCCGCGAAATTGACGTTGATCGCCGGGTCGTTGACTCAACTACAACGGCAATTCTTAATGATGATGAGTTAAGACGTATTTTCCAAAATATTTCCTCAATTCCAAGCCTAATGGACCTTGCTCCTGTGCTTAATCTTTCGGCACTCATTGTCGAAGTAAATAACGCCGATCAACCTGGACTCGTTGCTGCCATTGCCACCCGTCTTGCCGACCGAAACATTTCAATTCGCCAGACAATTAGCGAGGATCCTGAATTTACTGATGATCCAAAGTTATATATTGTCACCGATGATCCAATTCCTGGTGAATTAGTAAATGAGCTTACCGAACTCTCATTCGTTTATCGAATTTCACTTGCGTGA
- the glmM gene encoding phosphoglucosamine mutase yields MKLFGSSGTRGVVGEGITPELVLQVAKAAGTVWEANQAIIARDTRTSSQSFVNAAVSGLTSVGIDVIRLGVTPTPSVVHYAGETDRPGIVITASHNPPEYNGVKLIGETGVEIGVEGLERIEACVLNEDFTPASWDNIGSITRTETVNTEYIDKLLTALEQDGSREAIADANLTVAIDPGHGAGCLTSPQFFRKLGCDVVTVNATPDGHFPGRPSEPIASNLTALRSLVTASNADIGIAHDGDADRAVFIDEQGKQIAGEASLAALAAAELDSNSATVAAVNVSQRLVDVCNRVDATLELTPIGSTNIITRIQELQKSGVSVPVAGEGNGGIFFPKFRLVRDGAYIGAKFLRLICEQPASSIIEPYTKYANARINIEHGSEKELEALMRGAEEFAEEADVTPNTIDGYRLDYGDAWVLIRPSGTEPVIRVYAEATEQTQAQNLADDAAGKLYDATDDIG; encoded by the coding sequence ATGAAGCTGTTCGGTTCGAGTGGCACTCGAGGGGTTGTTGGGGAGGGGATAACACCTGAACTCGTACTACAAGTCGCGAAGGCGGCTGGGACGGTATGGGAGGCTAATCAGGCTATCATCGCACGTGATACTCGAACAAGCAGTCAGTCCTTCGTGAATGCGGCTGTGAGTGGGCTTACAAGTGTCGGGATTGATGTCATACGACTTGGAGTGACTCCAACTCCTAGTGTGGTCCATTATGCCGGTGAAACTGATCGCCCTGGCATAGTAATCACCGCATCACATAATCCACCGGAGTATAATGGAGTGAAGCTCATCGGAGAAACTGGGGTTGAGATTGGGGTTGAGGGGCTCGAACGGATTGAAGCATGTGTACTCAACGAGGATTTTACACCGGCATCATGGGATAATATAGGATCGATAACGCGGACTGAAACGGTCAATACTGAATATATCGATAAGTTGCTCACTGCACTTGAACAAGATGGGTCTCGTGAGGCAATTGCAGATGCTAATCTTACTGTCGCTATTGATCCAGGACATGGAGCAGGATGTCTGACCAGCCCACAGTTTTTTCGTAAACTTGGATGCGATGTCGTGACGGTGAATGCAACACCGGATGGTCATTTTCCTGGTCGCCCGTCTGAACCAATCGCTTCAAATCTTACTGCGCTTCGGTCGCTTGTGACCGCCTCGAACGCCGATATTGGTATTGCACACGATGGTGATGCCGACCGCGCTGTCTTCATTGATGAACAAGGGAAACAAATCGCCGGTGAGGCATCACTTGCTGCACTTGCCGCGGCTGAACTTGATAGCAATAGCGCAACCGTTGCTGCGGTAAATGTATCACAACGCCTTGTTGACGTATGTAACCGTGTTGACGCTACACTAGAACTAACCCCAATTGGGTCAACAAATATTATTACAAGGATTCAGGAATTACAGAAATCCGGAGTGTCAGTTCCAGTTGCTGGCGAAGGTAACGGAGGTATATTTTTTCCGAAGTTCCGGTTGGTTCGTGATGGAGCATATATCGGAGCGAAGTTCCTGCGGTTAATTTGTGAACAGCCAGCGAGTAGTATCATTGAGCCATATACTAAGTATGCAAACGCCCGAATCAATATTGAACATGGTTCTGAGAAAGAGCTAGAGGCGTTAATGAGAGGTGCGGAGGAGTTTGCAGAGGAAGCTGATGTAACACCAAACACGATTGATGGGTATCGGCTTGATTATGGTGACGCATGGGTGCTTATTCGACCGTCAGGAACAGAACCGGTAATACGGGTGTACGCAGAAGCAACAGAACAGACTCAAGCACAAAACCTTGCTGATGACGCTGCAGGTAAATTGTATGACGCTACTGATGATATTGGATAG
- a CDS encoding YozE family protein — translation MKKSYYEYLITNRHGETVDPVPFIVITGSTWLLCLSFGPLYLDLFGIPWTQGLLTCAILAVIASSWAYRRFVWTVDPAVQDSLPAGIRFHRLCLGGVIFGTILIILAFIAAVMIA, via the coding sequence ATGAAAAAGTCATATTATGAGTATCTCATCACAAACCGTCATGGTGAGACAGTGGATCCGGTTCCATTTATTGTAATCACTGGATCAACCTGGTTATTATGTCTTTCATTCGGACCATTGTATCTCGATTTATTCGGAATACCATGGACCCAAGGTCTCCTTACTTGTGCAATACTTGCAGTAATTGCTTCATCGTGGGCATATCGGCGTTTTGTCTGGACCGTTGATCCAGCGGTACAAGATAGCCTCCCTGCTGGCATTCGATTTCATCGCCTCTGCCTTGGTGGAGTTATCTTTGGGACGATACTTATTATACTTGCATTTATCGCTGCTGTGATGATTGCCTGA
- the hisA gene encoding 1-(5-phosphoribosyl)-5-[(5-phosphoribosylamino)methylideneamino]imidazole-4-carboxamide isomerase yields the protein MSTLFESFEVIPAVDMQDGDVVQLVQGERGTETRYGDPVVAAKQWVEAGAKTLHLVDLDGAFEGDRMNATAVDAIIDAVDIPVQLGGGIRTANDAASLLDRGVNRVILGTAAVENPDLVAELAESYPGRIIVSLDAADGEVVVSGWTESTGIDPAVAAARFADYGACGILFTDVDVEGKLAGIQSSVTARVIDAVDIPVIASGGVASLDDIQTLHMTGAAATVVGTALYENKFTLADAMEVCESD from the coding sequence ATGTCCACGCTGTTCGAGTCATTTGAGGTTATTCCAGCTGTAGATATGCAAGATGGCGATGTTGTTCAACTCGTACAGGGTGAACGGGGGACAGAGACACGATATGGCGATCCTGTTGTCGCAGCAAAGCAATGGGTTGAGGCTGGTGCCAAGACACTTCATCTCGTTGATCTGGATGGTGCTTTTGAGGGTGACCGAATGAATGCAACTGCTGTTGACGCGATCATTGACGCTGTTGATATTCCCGTTCAACTCGGTGGAGGGATCCGAACGGCTAATGATGCCGCTTCACTACTCGATCGCGGTGTCAACCGAGTGATTCTCGGTACTGCAGCTGTCGAAAATCCTGATCTTGTCGCTGAACTCGCCGAGTCATATCCAGGTCGTATCATTGTGAGTCTTGATGCTGCAGATGGTGAGGTTGTTGTCTCAGGATGGACAGAGTCGACTGGCATTGACCCTGCAGTCGCTGCGGCTCGATTTGCAGATTATGGTGCTTGTGGTATCTTATTTACCGACGTTGATGTCGAGGGGAAACTTGCGGGAATTCAATCAAGTGTCACTGCCCGTGTCATTGATGCAGTCGATATCCCTGTTATTGCCTCTGGCGGTGTTGCATCACTTGATGATATCCAGACACTGCATATGACCGGCGCGGCAGCAACTGTGGTCGGCACTGCCCTATATGAGAATAAATTCACGCTTGCAGATGCAATGGAAGTGTGTGAATCTGATTAA
- a CDS encoding IMPACT family protein: MTDPSPSSTNDGTQSFRTVQTRGSVSFSIRGSEFIGVVAPVKTVAEAENFINMIQEEYTDATHVVPAYRVPDRTNTTTTKIDTESAIGSFLREYQSDDGEPAGSAGKPALNVLVQEELRNVVTAVIRYYGGTNLGIGRLTRAYSRAVSDAIQGADVVEKKPHEYITITVEYDDSGTVRRLLRSADIEFEASYDTVVTFSVDVPTNKTATLCDQIQSATSGRATIDT, encoded by the coding sequence ATGACCGACCCATCTCCCTCTTCAACCAATGATGGCACTCAGTCATTCCGAACGGTGCAAACTCGTGGAAGTGTCTCTTTCAGTATCCGTGGGTCAGAGTTTATTGGGGTGGTCGCTCCTGTTAAAACAGTCGCTGAAGCTGAAAACTTCATTAATATGATTCAAGAAGAATATACTGATGCGACGCATGTCGTTCCTGCATACCGTGTACCTGACAGAACTAATACTACAACAACAAAAATAGACACTGAATCTGCTATTGGGTCATTTTTGCGAGAATATCAATCCGATGACGGAGAGCCAGCAGGCTCAGCGGGAAAACCGGCACTCAATGTTCTCGTTCAGGAAGAGCTTCGAAATGTCGTTACAGCGGTAATCCGATATTACGGCGGAACAAATCTTGGGATTGGAAGACTCACACGAGCATACAGCCGTGCTGTTTCTGATGCAATTCAGGGAGCAGATGTCGTCGAAAAAAAGCCACATGAATATATCACCATCACAGTTGAGTACGATGACTCTGGGACCGTTCGTCGTCTCCTGAGGAGCGCTGATATTGAATTTGAAGCATCATATGATACTGTTGTTACCTTCTCTGTCGATGTTCCAACCAACAAGACAGCAACGCTTTGTGATCAGATTCAAAGTGCAACAAGCGGACGGGCAACGATTGATACATAG
- a CDS encoding CobW family GTP-binding protein encodes MSDTSIETPVTILTGSLGAGKTTLLNRLLTKSDDRSIAVLVNDMGELNVDANLIAEQSALTETDDAIAELSNGCICCELRDDLERAVVQLAGEYSFDYLVVEPSGISEPAPVARLFTGGSSAAARYQIDAIVAVVDAYQFSDIVDEGNASDDEVLKNTSNDDVDDNQRPLSSLLVEQVEFADVVIINKTDLVDNEQQTNVNEIIETLRPDARILTTTYSKVDPAIILGINRFDPATAAERAGWKQILNTTHDEQIKQSVQDTHSQNHASRDNHDHEHDHSHTHPADRYGISSFSYERRRPFHPSRIATVLSNLPAAVVRSKGHLWVAGRETAQLTFSQAGPSAIISVTGRWIASLPEFEQDAYRNNRSELEFEWDEEWGDRRTGLVFIGYDIDTEALIAQLDDAIVTDTEFEKNNSLCGLEQFPTDPDEELTLTGPTMQ; translated from the coding sequence ATGTCGGATACTTCGATAGAAACTCCTGTAACAATCTTAACTGGAAGTCTTGGCGCTGGAAAGACGACCTTACTCAATCGATTGCTTACGAAATCAGATGATCGCTCTATTGCCGTATTAGTCAACGATATGGGTGAGTTGAATGTGGATGCTAATCTTATAGCCGAACAGTCTGCACTCACGGAGACAGATGATGCTATTGCTGAGCTCTCAAATGGGTGTATTTGCTGTGAGCTTCGTGATGATCTTGAACGCGCTGTTGTCCAACTTGCAGGCGAATATTCCTTTGATTATCTTGTAGTCGAACCATCTGGGATTAGCGAACCAGCACCCGTTGCGCGGTTATTCACTGGGGGCTCTTCGGCGGCTGCGCGATATCAGATCGACGCTATTGTTGCTGTTGTTGACGCGTATCAGTTTTCAGATATTGTTGATGAAGGTAACGCATCGGATGATGAAGTACTCAAAAATACCAGCAATGATGATGTTGATGATAATCAACGACCACTTTCCTCACTGCTTGTCGAGCAGGTTGAGTTTGCGGATGTAGTCATCATAAATAAGACTGATCTCGTTGATAATGAACAGCAGACAAATGTCAATGAAATTATCGAGACACTCCGACCGGATGCGAGAATTCTCACAACAACGTACAGCAAGGTTGATCCAGCAATAATACTTGGAATCAATCGGTTCGACCCAGCAACAGCCGCAGAGCGAGCAGGATGGAAACAAATATTGAACACAACACACGATGAGCAAATAAAACAGAGCGTACAGGATACTCACAGCCAGAATCATGCGAGTAGAGACAATCATGATCATGAACATGATCATAGCCATACTCATCCAGCAGATAGGTATGGGATTAGCTCTTTCAGCTATGAACGGCGAAGACCGTTTCATCCCAGTCGTATTGCTACCGTACTGAGTAATCTTCCGGCAGCCGTTGTCCGGTCAAAAGGTCATCTCTGGGTTGCTGGACGAGAAACAGCACAGCTAACGTTCAGTCAAGCAGGCCCATCAGCGATTATCTCAGTGACCGGTCGATGGATAGCAAGTCTGCCCGAGTTTGAACAAGATGCATATCGGAATAATCGCTCTGAACTTGAGTTTGAGTGGGATGAGGAATGGGGTGACCGACGGACGGGACTAGTTTTCATCGGGTATGATATTGATACAGAAGCGCTGATTGCTCAACTTGATGACGCCATTGTTACTGACACAGAATTTGAAAAGAATAATTCATTGTGTGGGCTTGAACAGTTCCCGACGGATCCTGATGAAGAACTCACTCTCACTGGACCAACAATGCAATAG
- the hisB gene encoding imidazoleglycerol-phosphate dehydratase HisB: MTEDTETSSTGAGADDRTAAISRETAETTINVTLAVDGDGEATVDTGIGFFDHMLETFAKHGLFDLTVRCDGDLDIDDHHTVEDVGIVLGKSFNNALGEKRGIVRYADRSVPLDEAVATVIADISGRPHFEFSGSFSQPQIGGFTSDMARHFAYSFTMHSEITLHASIEGINAHHEVEALFKSLARTLDEATQLDPRRGDTPSTKGEL; encoded by the coding sequence ATGACTGAGGATACGGAAACATCATCAACCGGTGCAGGTGCAGATGATCGAACAGCCGCAATTTCACGTGAGACCGCCGAGACCACAATCAACGTGACACTCGCAGTCGATGGTGATGGAGAAGCAACGGTCGATACAGGAATTGGATTCTTCGATCATATGCTTGAAACGTTCGCAAAACACGGACTGTTTGATCTGACTGTCCGCTGTGATGGCGACCTCGATATTGATGATCACCATACTGTTGAAGACGTTGGGATTGTTCTTGGCAAGTCATTTAATAATGCACTTGGTGAGAAGCGAGGAATTGTCCGCTATGCTGATCGCTCAGTTCCACTTGATGAAGCGGTCGCGACAGTAATAGCTGATATTAGTGGTCGCCCACACTTCGAGTTTTCAGGTTCATTCTCACAACCGCAGATCGGCGGATTCACCAGCGACATGGCACGCCATTTCGCTTATTCATTCACAATGCACTCGGAAATAACACTTCATGCGTCTATTGAAGGAATAAATGCACATCATGAGGTCGAAGCATTATTTAAATCACTCGCGCGAACGCTCGATGAAGCAACACAACTCGACCCTCGACGGGGTGATACCCCAAGTACGAAAGGTGAACTATAA
- the upp gene encoding uracil phosphoribosyltransferase, producing the protein MPIEDRDNAYLITHALAKDTLSQLRDIETEQVAFRKGLVKLGRICGYEIIDGAMETEYAHVQTPLTETTGEQVSGLDNIVIVNVLRAATPFVEGLLKAFPRAKQGVISAGRDEAAGMNKDGMFPITIDYVKLPEITANDTVVVADPMLATGSTMCAVLDHVNDAAESKPKNLFVLSAVSAPEGLLHVGSEFPSADLLTVAIDDYLDDEGYIVPGLGDAGDRAFRTV; encoded by the coding sequence ATGCCTATTGAAGATCGAGACAACGCGTATCTTATCACACATGCACTTGCAAAGGACACCCTCTCGCAACTTCGAGACATTGAAACAGAACAGGTTGCTTTCCGCAAGGGACTGGTTAAGCTTGGGCGGATCTGTGGATATGAGATTATCGACGGCGCGATGGAAACTGAGTATGCGCACGTTCAGACACCATTAACAGAGACAACCGGAGAGCAAGTAAGTGGACTTGATAATATTGTTATTGTCAATGTTCTCAGAGCCGCAACACCATTTGTTGAGGGACTATTAAAGGCGTTCCCGCGCGCGAAGCAGGGTGTAATCAGCGCAGGACGTGATGAGGCCGCTGGGATGAATAAAGACGGTATGTTTCCAATTACCATTGATTATGTTAAGTTACCAGAAATTACTGCTAATGACACTGTTGTGGTCGCAGATCCAATGCTTGCGACCGGATCAACGATGTGTGCAGTGTTGGATCATGTTAATGATGCCGCAGAAAGTAAACCAAAGAATCTCTTTGTGCTCTCAGCAGTATCAGCCCCAGAAGGGCTTCTCCACGTCGGATCAGAGTTCCCAAGCGCAGATCTGCTGACTGTTGCAATCGATGATTATCTTGATGATGAGGGATATATCGTCCCTGGATTAGGGGATGCAGGGGATCGAGCCTTTCGGACGGTCTAG